One region of Flavobacterium pisciphilum genomic DNA includes:
- the aspA gene encoding aspartate ammonia-lyase, with protein sequence MSNFRTEHDFLGEKQIPNNCYYGVQTVRAKENFDITGIPIGSEPLFIKAFGYVKKAAAMANRDLGVLDAKKAEAIIYACDRLIAGEFADQFISDLIQGGAGTSTNMNANEVIANLGLEYLGYQKGEYEHLHPNNHVNLSQSTNDAYPSAFRIAIYLKIDAFADALAQLKEAFYQKGQEFADIIKMGRTQLQDAVPMTLGQEFNAFATTIGEDIQRLLQAEQLITEVNMGATAIGSKVNAPEGYPELCVKYLAEVSGVPVTLAGDLFEATYDPSAFVELSGTLKRSAIKLSKVCNDLRLLSSGPRCGFNEINLPALQPGSSIMPGKVNPVIPEVVNQTCFYVIGADLTVTMAAEAGQLQLNVMEPVIGFALFTSLEYLAKACNTLKDKCIVGITANAEHAKDLVMNSIGIVTQLNPILGYEASASIAKEALKSGKSIHDIVVNERKLISQNKWDEIYSIENLINPKFITS encoded by the coding sequence ATGAGCAACTTTCGTACAGAACACGATTTTCTTGGAGAAAAACAAATACCAAACAATTGTTATTATGGAGTACAAACAGTACGTGCTAAAGAAAATTTTGATATAACAGGTATTCCTATTGGATCAGAACCTTTGTTTATTAAGGCTTTTGGTTATGTGAAAAAAGCAGCAGCAATGGCTAACAGAGATCTGGGTGTATTGGATGCAAAAAAAGCAGAAGCTATTATTTATGCATGTGATCGCCTTATTGCAGGAGAATTTGCTGACCAGTTTATAAGTGATCTTATTCAAGGAGGAGCAGGTACATCTACAAATATGAACGCAAATGAGGTAATTGCTAACTTAGGATTAGAATATTTAGGCTACCAAAAAGGAGAATATGAACACCTTCATCCTAATAACCATGTAAACCTTTCGCAAAGTACCAACGATGCCTATCCATCAGCTTTTAGAATCGCTATTTACCTTAAAATAGATGCTTTTGCAGATGCATTGGCACAACTAAAAGAGGCATTTTATCAAAAAGGACAAGAGTTTGCTGATATAATAAAAATGGGACGTACCCAATTGCAAGATGCTGTACCAATGACATTAGGTCAAGAATTTAATGCATTTGCAACAACCATTGGTGAAGACATTCAACGTTTGTTACAAGCAGAACAGTTAATTACCGAAGTAAATATGGGAGCTACTGCCATTGGTAGTAAGGTAAATGCACCAGAAGGATACCCAGAACTTTGTGTAAAATATCTTGCAGAAGTAAGTGGAGTTCCTGTTACGCTTGCAGGGGATTTATTTGAAGCTACTTATGATCCTAGTGCTTTTGTAGAATTGAGTGGTACTTTAAAAAGAAGCGCCATCAAGTTAAGTAAGGTTTGTAATGACCTTCGTTTATTGAGCAGCGGACCGCGTTGTGGGTTTAATGAAATTAATTTACCAGCCCTTCAGCCAGGATCATCAATTATGCCAGGAAAAGTAAATCCTGTTATTCCAGAAGTGGTAAATCAAACTTGCTTTTATGTTATCGGAGCCGATTTAACGGTTACCATGGCAGCAGAAGCAGGGCAGTTACAATTAAATGTAATGGAGCCAGTAATAGGATTTGCCTTATTCACATCACTAGAATATCTAGCTAAAGCTTGTAATACTTTAAAAGACAAATGTATTGTAGGTATTACTGCTAATGCAGAACATGCAAAAGACTTGGTAATGAATAGTATTGGTATTGTTACGCAACTTAATCCGATTCTTGGGTATGAAGCTTCTGCAAGCATAGCCAAAGAAGCTCTTAAAAGCG
- a CDS encoding type II asparaginase yields the protein MKKLVLVFLLFIATSMAFGQQKPRIIILATGGTIAGEGKSSDRAGYTAGKIPVSDLIGSIPTVNAIADISGEQISSVGSQDMSIEIWKKLAVRINEIASKNEADGVVITHGTDTQEETAYFLNLVLPNNLPVVLTGSMRPATAISADGPKNLFDAITVAADPNSKGRGVLVSFNESIYDSREVTKTSTTKVNAFKSPDSGPLGEVYDGRVVYYKTPVRENAKGKSFEVNNNTKLPKVEIVYMYADASPAYIDYLVKQKVNGIIIAGVGNGNFSKAFTDAIKKATKANITVCRSSRCVEGRVVLDGETNDGELGTVVSDNLNPQKARILLMLGLTKTKNKKELQDYFFQF from the coding sequence ATGAAAAAATTAGTACTCGTATTTTTGTTGTTTATAGCAACATCTATGGCTTTTGGACAACAAAAGCCAAGAATTATAATTCTTGCTACTGGAGGAACAATTGCAGGTGAAGGAAAATCTTCAGATAGGGCAGGGTATACTGCAGGAAAAATTCCTGTATCAGACCTGATAGGGAGTATCCCTACTGTAAATGCTATCGCAGATATCAGCGGTGAGCAAATATCTTCAGTAGGGAGTCAAGATATGAGCATAGAAATATGGAAAAAACTAGCAGTACGTATTAATGAAATAGCAAGCAAAAACGAAGCTGATGGTGTTGTTATTACTCATGGTACTGATACTCAAGAAGAAACAGCTTATTTTCTTAACTTAGTTTTGCCAAACAACTTACCAGTTGTACTTACCGGATCCATGCGTCCAGCAACAGCTATTAGTGCAGATGGGCCTAAAAACCTTTTTGATGCGATTACTGTGGCTGCAGATCCTAACAGTAAAGGACGTGGTGTATTAGTATCTTTTAACGAATCAATATATGATTCTAGAGAAGTAACTAAAACGAGCACTACTAAAGTAAATGCTTTTAAATCTCCAGATTCAGGCCCGCTTGGAGAAGTGTATGATGGGCGTGTTGTATATTATAAAACACCAGTAAGAGAAAATGCAAAAGGAAAATCTTTTGAGGTAAATAATAATACGAAATTACCAAAAGTTGAAATCGTATATATGTATGCTGATGCATCTCCTGCTTATATAGATTATCTAGTAAAGCAAAAAGTGAATGGTATTATAATAGCTGGTGTTGGAAATGGAAATTTTTCAAAAGCCTTTACTGATGCTATTAAAAAAGCAACTAAAGCTAATATTACAGTTTGTCGTTCAAGCCGTTGTGTTGAAGGCAGGGTGGTATTAGACGGAGAAACTAATGACGGTGAACTTGGTACCGTTGTGTCTGATAATCTTAATCCACAAAAAGCAAGAATATTATTAATGCTTGGACTTACAAAAACAAAAAATAAAAAAGAACTACAGGATTATTTTTTCCAGTTTTAA
- a CDS encoding DcaP family trimeric outer membrane transporter, with protein MKQNKLFLLAFFCSLMLFSNSLSAQLMAVESKDTLNGKPKIKARLTGRLKLNGIYDIKGSLDGNSSFLIHKNDVTGLDIPAFSMDMRQSQLRFVSTIQLNNGKELKSMLEADFEGANNTSQFRLRHAWIQYENWMIGQNWSNFGDSSLWPSPLLDWDGPTGMVLSRRIQIRYTGHFKENGHTAFELSAETMEPRRLYDYTLNTAHGVDYAPSRLPDVVAGIRYAFDNGGFMKLAGLYRNIAYDSENIAAGETEFDFASQDAGGITAITSIFFRKKSGLVNNLQAQWTIGKGISDYFLALGGSGLDGFARSDFSGKLDLMPVHAGFISYQRYWNKKFNTMLMTSYNHFYDGGGTQAGWDKMTNYQFTLNISYDYFDFLTLGFEPQIGYKELQYSDGSKQGANAVRINFGMLFNF; from the coding sequence ATGAAACAAAACAAACTTTTTTTGTTGGCCTTTTTTTGTTCCTTAATGTTGTTTAGTAACTCATTAAGTGCACAATTAATGGCAGTTGAATCAAAAGACACTTTAAACGGAAAACCCAAAATCAAAGCAAGGCTTACAGGTAGGCTTAAGTTAAATGGTATTTATGATATTAAAGGAAGCCTTGATGGCAATAGTTCTTTTCTTATTCATAAGAATGATGTTACAGGTTTAGATATACCTGCTTTTAGCATGGACATGAGACAGTCACAGTTGCGTTTCGTAAGCACAATACAACTAAATAATGGTAAAGAATTAAAATCAATGCTGGAAGCAGATTTTGAAGGAGCAAACAACACATCACAATTTAGACTCCGTCATGCTTGGATTCAATATGAGAATTGGATGATTGGGCAAAACTGGTCAAACTTTGGAGATTCATCCTTATGGCCTTCGCCATTGTTAGATTGGGATGGACCTACAGGGATGGTACTTTCGCGCAGAATCCAAATTCGCTATACAGGACACTTTAAAGAAAATGGACATACTGCTTTTGAATTATCAGCAGAAACTATGGAGCCACGTCGTTTGTATGATTACACATTAAATACAGCTCACGGTGTAGATTATGCACCATCTAGGCTTCCAGATGTAGTGGCAGGTATAAGATATGCTTTTGATAATGGAGGATTTATGAAATTAGCAGGTCTTTACCGCAATATTGCATACGATTCTGAGAATATTGCTGCAGGAGAAACTGAGTTTGATTTTGCCTCACAAGATGCCGGTGGTATTACAGCAATTACGAGCATATTTTTTAGAAAAAAATCAGGTTTAGTAAATAACTTGCAAGCACAATGGACAATAGGTAAGGGGATTAGTGATTATTTTTTAGCTCTAGGCGGGTCGGGACTTGATGGTTTTGCGAGATCAGATTTTTCTGGAAAACTAGATCTGATGCCTGTGCATGCTGGTTTTATATCCTATCAACGCTATTGGAATAAAAAATTTAACACGATGCTTATGACCTCATATAATCATTTTTATGATGGAGGAGGTACTCAGGCTGGATGGGATAAAATGACCAATTACCAGTTTACACTTAATATCTCTTATGATTACTTTGATTTTCTTACCCTTGGTTTTGAACCACAAATTGGTTACAAAGAATTACAATACAGTGATGGAAGTAAACAAGGAGCAAACGCTGTCCGCATTAATTTCGGAATGCTATTTAATTTCTAA
- a CDS encoding DcaP family trimeric outer membrane transporter — translation MKQNNFLLSVLFFFLIVLSNSLKAQLMAIESKDTMNGKSKVKARLIGRLKLNGIYDIKRSLGNYNSPFIHEDGVSSLDGSAFSMDMRQSQLRFVSMIQLDNGKELKSMLEADFIGANNTSQFRLRHAWIQYENWMVGQNWSTFGDSALWPASLLDWDGPVGMVLSRKIQVRYTGHFKEKGNIAYELSAEYLESNSLYDYTLSPTHGVNYAASKAPDVVAAIKYVFDNGGFMKLAGLYRSIGFESEDVASGGFESNFVSQNGGGVTAITSIFFRNKSGLLRNVQAQWTIGKGISDYFSAMSGYGLNGFARSDFSGKLDLLPVHAGYVSYQCYWNKKFNSMTMLSYSCFYDGVGTQAGWDKMTNYQITLNASYDLFDCFTVGLEPQIAYKEVEYSDGSTQGANAIRINFGMLFNF, via the coding sequence ATGAAACAAAATAATTTTTTGCTATCAGTCCTTTTTTTCTTTTTAATAGTATTAAGCAACTCACTGAAAGCACAGTTAATGGCAATAGAATCTAAAGATACAATGAACGGAAAGTCTAAAGTCAAGGCAAGGCTTATAGGTAGGCTAAAGTTAAATGGTATTTATGATATTAAGCGTAGTCTTGGTAATTATAATTCTCCATTTATTCATGAAGATGGTGTTTCTAGTTTAGATGGGTCTGCTTTTAGTATGGATATGAGACAGTCTCAGTTGCGTTTTGTGAGTATGATACAACTAGATAATGGCAAAGAGTTGAAATCTATGCTAGAGGCCGATTTTATAGGAGCGAACAATACGTCTCAGTTCAGACTACGCCATGCATGGATTCAATATGAAAATTGGATGGTAGGGCAAAATTGGTCGACTTTTGGAGATTCGGCGTTATGGCCAGCATCTTTGCTAGATTGGGATGGGCCTGTAGGGATGGTGCTTTCTCGTAAAATTCAAGTTCGATATACGGGACATTTTAAAGAAAAAGGAAATATTGCTTATGAGCTGTCTGCTGAGTATTTGGAATCAAATAGTTTGTATGATTATACCTTAAGCCCTACTCATGGTGTAAATTATGCAGCATCTAAAGCTCCTGATGTAGTTGCAGCTATAAAATATGTTTTTGATAATGGAGGCTTTATGAAATTAGCAGGTCTTTATCGCAGTATTGGATTTGAATCTGAGGATGTAGCATCTGGAGGTTTTGAATCTAACTTTGTTTCTCAAAATGGGGGAGGTGTCACAGCAATTACGAGTATATTTTTTAGAAATAAATCAGGATTATTAAGGAATGTACAGGCACAATGGACAATAGGAAAAGGAATTAGTGATTATTTTTCTGCTATGTCCGGTTATGGTCTTAATGGTTTTGCAAGATCTGATTTTTCAGGAAAATTAGATCTTTTACCTGTGCATGCAGGTTATGTTTCTTATCAGTGTTACTGGAATAAAAAATTTAACTCGATGACTATGCTTTCTTATAGTTGTTTTTATGATGGAGTAGGTACTCAAGCTGGCTGGGATAAAATGACTAATTATCAGATTACACTTAATGCCTCTTATGATTTATTTGATTGTTTTACAGTTGGTTTGGAACCGCAAATTGCTTATAAAGAAGTAGAATATAGTGATGGTAGTACACAAGGAGCTAATGCCATTCGAATTAATTTTGGTATGTTATTTAATTTCTAA
- a CDS encoding succinate dehydrogenase cytochrome b subunit, giving the protein MKSTTLKNKIIIAGTGLFLCFFLVIHLLGNLQLFLPEDQAREQFNWYSKLLSGNMFIKIISWVLYLSLIGHALYAIMITIKNNTANGKNYHYDKRNFASAWNSRNMGILGTILLLFLIIHFKDFWYAYKFTDLPLDAAGNKDLYEIVVQSYSQLWYVIIYEISFVALGFHLLHGFFSASRTLGLYHPKYVKAIKIFGWGYTLIITGGFMAIPLYIYLK; this is encoded by the coding sequence ATGAAATCTACTACTTTAAAAAACAAGATCATTATCGCCGGCACTGGTCTCTTTCTATGCTTTTTTCTTGTGATACATTTACTAGGTAACCTACAACTTTTTTTACCCGAAGATCAAGCTAGAGAGCAATTTAATTGGTACTCTAAATTATTGTCTGGTAATATGTTTATCAAAATCATTTCATGGGTATTGTATTTATCTTTAATAGGTCACGCTCTTTATGCGATAATGATTACCATAAAAAACAATACTGCAAATGGGAAAAACTACCATTACGACAAAAGAAATTTTGCTAGCGCATGGAACAGTCGAAATATGGGGATATTGGGTACTATCCTACTCCTTTTCCTTATAATCCATTTTAAAGACTTTTGGTATGCTTATAAATTTACCGATTTACCTCTAGATGCAGCCGGAAATAAAGATCTATACGAGATTGTTGTACAATCCTATTCGCAATTATGGTATGTTATCATTTATGAAATCTCTTTTGTAGCATTGGGGTTTCATTTGTTACATGGTTTTTTTAGCGCATCAAGAACACTAGGTCTTTATCATCCAAAATATGTAAAGGCTATAAAAATATTTGGATGGGGATATACCCTAATCATTACAGGAGGTTTCATGGCAATTCCACTTTATATTTATTTAAAATAG
- a CDS encoding fumarate reductase/succinate dehydrogenase flavoprotein subunit — protein MIDSKIPDGPLADKWNNYKSKAKLVNPANRKKLNIIVVGTGLAGSSCAASLAEQGYNIQSFCFQDSPRRAHSVAAQGGVNAVKNYKNDGDSVFRMFYDTIKGGDFRSREANVYRLAECSASLIDQSVAQGVPFAREYGGYLNNRSFGGVQVSRTFYARGQTGQQLLLGAYQSLLRQVNTGKVTMHTRHEMLELVLVDGKAKGIIARNLETGAIERHAADAVVLATGGYGKVYYLSTLAMGCNSSALWRAHKKGAYMAGVSWIQFHPTCLPQHGENQSKLTLMSESLRNDGRIWVPKKVGDDRLPNAIPEEERDYYLERRYPAFGNLAPRDISSRAAKERIDSGHGAGPMKNAVYLDFSDAIAAQGKKNIEAKYSNLFAMYEKINGIDAYKEPMLISPAAHFTMGGLWVDYELMTTIPGLFALGEANFADHGANRLGANSLLQACVDGYFIAPYTIPNYLAGELKTSKISTEHPAFEEAEKSVREQLNHFLQSKGTLSTDYFHKTIGRLLYEKCGLSRSKQNLEEAIVAIKKIKASFEKDLLITGDDTLNSELEKAGRVADYIELAELMCYDALQRDESCGAHFREEYQSNEGEAVRNDTDYCYVSAWEWKGLSNPPELHKEPLVFENVELAVRSYK, from the coding sequence ATGATAGATTCAAAAATACCTGATGGCCCACTTGCCGATAAATGGAATAATTATAAATCCAAAGCTAAGCTTGTTAACCCTGCCAATAGAAAGAAACTAAATATTATAGTTGTTGGAACAGGGCTTGCTGGATCTTCTTGTGCAGCATCACTAGCTGAACAAGGTTACAATATTCAATCATTTTGTTTTCAGGACTCTCCCAGAAGAGCCCATTCTGTTGCCGCACAAGGTGGTGTAAATGCAGTTAAAAACTATAAAAATGATGGTGACAGTGTTTTTAGAATGTTTTACGATACAATTAAAGGTGGAGATTTTAGATCGCGAGAAGCCAATGTGTATCGATTAGCCGAATGTTCTGCTAGCTTGATTGACCAATCGGTAGCTCAAGGGGTCCCTTTTGCAAGAGAATATGGTGGGTATCTTAATAATAGATCTTTTGGAGGTGTACAGGTTTCAAGAACTTTTTACGCACGTGGACAAACTGGACAACAACTTTTACTGGGAGCTTACCAATCACTTCTTCGCCAAGTAAACACAGGTAAAGTTACTATGCATACCCGTCATGAAATGTTAGAACTGGTATTAGTTGATGGCAAAGCCAAAGGTATTATAGCTCGAAATCTTGAAACAGGCGCAATAGAGCGTCATGCTGCTGATGCTGTAGTCCTTGCAACAGGTGGTTATGGTAAGGTTTACTATCTTTCTACCCTTGCTATGGGATGCAATAGCTCAGCATTATGGAGGGCTCACAAAAAAGGAGCCTATATGGCTGGTGTAAGCTGGATTCAGTTTCACCCTACCTGCCTTCCTCAACATGGAGAAAATCAGTCTAAACTTACCCTTATGTCTGAATCACTCCGAAACGATGGACGTATTTGGGTTCCAAAAAAGGTTGGCGATGACAGGCTTCCTAATGCTATTCCCGAAGAAGAACGAGATTATTATCTAGAACGTCGTTATCCTGCCTTTGGAAACCTTGCTCCTAGGGATATTTCTTCGCGTGCAGCCAAAGAACGAATTGATTCTGGACATGGTGCTGGACCTATGAAAAATGCAGTATATCTTGATTTTTCGGATGCTATAGCAGCACAAGGCAAGAAAAATATTGAAGCAAAATATAGCAATCTCTTTGCTATGTATGAAAAAATCAACGGAATCGATGCTTATAAAGAACCAATGCTTATCTCCCCTGCTGCGCATTTTACAATGGGCGGTCTTTGGGTAGATTATGAATTAATGACAACAATTCCTGGTCTTTTTGCCCTAGGAGAAGCTAATTTTGCAGATCATGGCGCCAATAGACTTGGAGCTAATTCTTTACTTCAGGCTTGTGTTGATGGCTATTTTATAGCTCCTTATACTATACCTAATTATTTAGCTGGAGAATTAAAGACCTCTAAAATTAGTACTGAGCATCCTGCTTTTGAGGAAGCAGAAAAATCTGTTAGAGAACAATTAAATCATTTTCTACAAAGCAAAGGAACACTCTCTACTGATTATTTCCATAAAACCATAGGTAGATTGCTTTATGAAAAATGTGGATTATCCAGAAGCAAACAAAATCTTGAAGAAGCAATTGTTGCTATAAAAAAAATAAAAGCATCATTTGAAAAGGATTTACTAATAACAGGTGACGATACTTTAAACAGCGAATTAGAAAAAGCAGGACGTGTAGCCGATTATATAGAATTAGCTGAGCTAATGTGTTATGATGCTTTACAAAGAGATGAGTCTTGTGGCGCACATTTTAGAGAAGAGTACCAGAGTAATGAAGGGGAAGCAGTACGAAATGACACTGATTATTGCTATGTTTCGGCTTGGGAATGGAAAGGACTATCTAATCCTCCTGAACTACACAAAGAGCCTTTGGTATTTGAAAATGTTGAACTTGCTGTACGTAGCTACAAATAA
- a CDS encoding succinate dehydrogenase/fumarate reductase iron-sulfur subunit, with amino-acid sequence MKLYLKIWRQLNADSKGEMVDYEIDGVTEHMSFLEMLDLLNESLIQLKERVIEFDHDCREGICGQCGVMINGRAHGPLKHTTTCQLHMRSFKDKDTIYIEPFRATAFPVVRDLKIDRTSFDSIIAAGGYIGASTGQAPEANSIPISYETVEASFDAAACIGCGACVATCKNSSAALFVGAKITHLALLPQGKIEASKRVLTMVNQMDSEGFGACSNTEACEVECPQGISVLSIAKMNYEYNKALIMKK; translated from the coding sequence ATGAAACTATATCTAAAAATATGGCGTCAATTGAATGCCGATTCCAAAGGTGAAATGGTAGATTATGAGATAGATGGTGTTACTGAGCATATGTCTTTCTTAGAAATGTTAGATCTTTTAAATGAATCACTTATTCAGCTTAAAGAACGTGTTATTGAATTTGACCATGACTGTAGAGAAGGTATCTGCGGACAATGCGGTGTTATGATTAATGGTAGAGCGCATGGTCCTTTAAAACATACTACTACTTGCCAGCTTCATATGAGAAGCTTTAAAGATAAAGATACCATTTATATTGAACCTTTTCGCGCAACAGCTTTTCCTGTAGTTAGGGATTTAAAAATTGACAGAACCTCTTTTGACTCAATCATTGCTGCTGGTGGTTACATCGGAGCTTCAACAGGTCAGGCGCCAGAAGCGAATAGCATTCCGATTTCGTATGAAACAGTCGAAGCTTCATTTGATGCCGCCGCATGTATAGGCTGTGGTGCCTGTGTGGCAACTTGCAAAAACTCTAGTGCTGCATTATTTGTAGGTGCCAAAATAACACACTTAGCACTACTGCCACAAGGAAAAATAGAAGCTTCTAAAAGGGTTTTAACTATGGTTAACCAAATGGACTCAGAAGGTTTCGGAGCATGCTCTAATACCGAAGCATGTGAAGTAGAATGCCCACAAGGGATTTCTGTATTGTCAATTGCAAAAATGAATTACGAATACAACAAAGCATTAATAATGAAGAAATAG
- a CDS encoding mechanosensitive ion channel family protein — protein MTLPKRKIICLLSLLTILFFSPLAYSQTPAPTTKTESSGKLFDGANNTDSDYLMAIEKAGEVVQSAYNDIEFEGNTFHLFAEIDRTQQKLDLILTNLKSANPNVRNQQMYRIVLLEIRQELDEQNNAINLRNKNLDKIKGRFADLRKDKALITLLKDTILRKQFKNEFLNLKKTYLSTDSLMNHNLEVLNTKNRLTVQRKIAVSSALLTVEKKLEKSGISILGREYSFLWNTNDTIAKKDISKNIKGKVAVENSVMSYYLNYSFSGLVTLAFFMGLLAWYISRNLKYLKNNSHYENLSLLNFKYLNSGIILPIIVIGLNIAIVSNLYAPALFIELLQLILLIALTLLFKNHWSKESMRNLFLLVGLFSALCFLDLFIGISLFQRCAFILINILGIRYGLVQLKSIKDQLYIKAFFKWASIIFIGLNTLAIIFNLFGRVSLSNMLSLTAFIAITQIIALSVLLKIILEIILLQIYTTRIKRGIETIFDHESLSDNLKRPFIIVISYMWLIVIASNLNIWESLRTSFNSILTHPNTIGSITFTLGNIVLFFIIIWMAHLLQKYVAYFFGEVDEENEENVNKRQHSKLLITRLVVLIGGYLLAVAASGMPLDKLSILLGALGVGVGLGLQNIVSNFVSGIILIFDKPIQIGDVVEISSQSGRVKAMGLRTTKINAPNGAEIIIPNGNLLSQNITNWTYTDNFKLVDISFEVVGDTLPENINLIVLEALKSQSLINDARTPQIYYTAISDGNYKILVKFWCSIYRTEETISSARQALFSNFKNKGLTFSS, from the coding sequence ATGACGCTTCCCAAAAGAAAAATTATTTGTTTGTTATCCTTACTAACAATACTCTTCTTCTCCCCACTTGCATACTCGCAAACCCCTGCTCCTACTACCAAAACTGAAAGTAGTGGAAAATTATTTGATGGTGCAAATAATACCGATAGCGATTATCTTATGGCTATCGAAAAAGCGGGCGAAGTTGTACAATCTGCATATAATGATATAGAATTTGAAGGAAACACATTTCATTTGTTTGCTGAAATAGATAGAACACAACAGAAATTAGATCTCATTCTGACCAATTTAAAAAGTGCAAATCCAAATGTTCGCAATCAGCAAATGTACCGTATTGTGTTACTTGAGATTCGTCAGGAGCTAGATGAACAAAATAATGCTATTAATTTACGCAATAAGAACCTTGATAAAATCAAAGGCCGATTTGCTGACTTGCGTAAAGACAAAGCTTTGATTACCTTATTAAAAGACACCATTCTTCGTAAACAATTCAAGAATGAATTTCTTAATCTAAAAAAGACCTATTTAAGTACCGATAGTCTTATGAACCACAATCTAGAGGTTCTTAACACAAAAAACAGATTAACTGTACAAAGAAAAATTGCTGTATCAAGCGCTCTGTTAACCGTAGAAAAGAAGCTTGAAAAATCAGGTATAAGCATTCTTGGAAGGGAATATTCTTTTTTATGGAATACGAATGACACTATTGCTAAAAAAGACATCTCAAAAAATATTAAAGGAAAAGTTGCTGTAGAAAATAGTGTAATGTCTTACTACTTAAACTATAGTTTCAGCGGATTGGTTACTTTGGCTTTTTTTATGGGATTACTAGCTTGGTACATTTCTCGTAATCTTAAATACCTGAAAAATAATAGCCATTACGAGAATCTTTCTCTCCTTAATTTTAAATACTTAAACAGTGGTATTATTCTCCCTATAATTGTAATTGGGCTTAATATTGCCATAGTAAGTAATTTATATGCTCCTGCATTATTTATAGAATTATTACAGCTAATATTACTTATTGCGCTTACACTTCTTTTTAAAAATCATTGGTCTAAAGAATCAATGCGAAACCTATTTCTATTAGTTGGATTATTTTCAGCGCTTTGCTTTTTGGATTTATTTATCGGAATTAGCTTGTTTCAGCGTTGTGCTTTTATCCTAATTAACATCTTAGGAATCCGTTATGGCTTGGTACAACTAAAGAGTATAAAAGATCAATTATACATAAAGGCTTTCTTTAAATGGGCAAGCATAATATTCATTGGATTAAATACTTTAGCAATAATTTTTAACCTATTCGGAAGAGTATCTCTTTCAAATATGCTTAGCCTTACTGCTTTTATAGCAATAACTCAAATTATTGCACTTAGCGTGCTCTTAAAAATAATTTTAGAGATAATTCTTCTACAAATTTATACTACAAGAATAAAACGTGGCATCGAAACTATTTTTGATCACGAAAGTTTATCAGACAACCTTAAAAGACCATTTATAATAGTAATCTCTTATATGTGGCTAATCGTCATTGCATCAAATTTAAACATTTGGGAATCCTTACGAACCTCATTCAACTCTATACTTACCCACCCTAATACTATTGGAAGTATCACATTTACTCTGGGGAATATTGTATTGTTTTTTATTATAATCTGGATGGCCCATCTGCTGCAAAAATATGTTGCTTACTTTTTTGGAGAGGTCGATGAGGAAAATGAAGAAAATGTAAATAAACGTCAGCATTCCAAATTACTAATTACACGTCTTGTTGTACTAATTGGAGGTTATTTATTGGCTGTAGCAGCATCAGGAATGCCTTTAGACAAACTTAGTATCTTGCTTGGTGCCTTAGGTGTTGGTGTTGGACTTGGTTTGCAAAACATTGTAAGCAACTTTGTATCAGGTATCATTTTGATTTTTGATAAACCAATACAAATTGGTGATGTTGTCGAAATTAGTTCTCAATCGGGTCGTGTAAAAGCCATGGGACTTCGCACTACAAAAATTAATGCTCCAAATGGCGCCGAGATAATTATTCCAAATGGTAACTTATTATCACAAAATATAACCAATTGGACTTATACTGATAATTTTAAACTTGTTGATATTTCCTTTGAGGTTGTAGGTGATACATTGCCAGAAAATATCAATTTAATCGTATTAGAAGCATTGAAAAGTCAATCATTGATAAACGATGCTAGAACTCCACAAATTTATTACACTGCCATATCTGATGGAAATTATAAAATATTAGTGAAATTTTGGTGCAGCATTTATCGTACTGAGGAAACTATAAGTAGTGCCCGTCAAGCTTTGTTTAGTAATTTTAAAAATAAAGGACTAACCTTTTCATCCTAA